One Legionella lansingensis genomic region harbors:
- a CDS encoding lipopolysaccharide assembly protein LapA domain-containing protein, producing the protein MRLFMIIFYLFLILLGVTFAALNASSVQVNFYFTKLTMPISVLMTIMLGIGLLLGFLLFLYRYWRLKVEYLKLKNQSKLIEKEIKNLRSIPLQDQH; encoded by the coding sequence ATGCGTCTCTTTATGATCATATTTTATTTGTTTTTAATATTATTAGGAGTCACTTTTGCTGCCTTAAATGCTTCGTCAGTCCAAGTAAATTTCTACTTCACCAAACTCACCATGCCGATATCAGTGTTAATGACAATCATGCTAGGCATAGGCTTACTTTTGGGATTCCTCTTATTCTTATATCGTTATTGGCGCCTAAAAGTAGAATATTTAAAATTAAAAAATCAATCCAAGCTGATAGAAAAAGAAATAAAAAATCTAAGATCGATACCTTTGCAGGATCAGCACTGA